One Acidaminococcales bacterium genomic window carries:
- a CDS encoding ABC transporter permease, whose product MDAQSLKKADNVVLLKQGKDKIQASIGKFWRTLRDNASIWLFFILWEAGTRSGLLDRNFITPPTVILKTILQLFQDGVMLEHIAYSLWRAANGFLAAVVVGVPLGMALGGWFKLFERILKPVLNFLHAVNPFSLHPVFILLFGIGELSKAAMIFWVCVWPVLLNTITGVQGVDPLYIKAARSMGVSKLSMFCRVLLPGALPGIFHGIKSSAGAAFFLLVAAEMIGASSGLGWLVWNAQTNYQISNLYAATVCIAILGLSLNYLFSLIERRVIAWKPADPEY is encoded by the coding sequence AAATCCAAGCAAGCATCGGCAAGTTTTGGCGCACGCTGCGCGATAACGCTTCAATCTGGCTGTTTTTCATACTTTGGGAGGCCGGGACGCGTTCCGGTTTGCTTGACCGCAATTTTATCACCCCGCCCACTGTCATATTAAAAACTATCTTACAGCTTTTTCAGGACGGCGTTATGCTGGAACATATCGCTTACAGCTTGTGGCGGGCGGCCAACGGCTTTCTGGCGGCGGTGGTGGTGGGCGTTCCCTTGGGGATGGCCTTGGGCGGCTGGTTCAAGTTGTTTGAGCGCATATTGAAACCTGTTTTGAATTTTCTGCACGCGGTAAACCCTTTTTCCCTGCACCCGGTATTTATATTGCTTTTCGGTATCGGCGAACTGTCCAAAGCCGCCATGATTTTCTGGGTCTGCGTCTGGCCCGTCCTGCTCAACACCATAACCGGCGTCCAGGGCGTTGATCCCCTTTATATAAAGGCGGCCCGTTCCATGGGCGTAAGCAAGCTGTCCATGTTTTGCCGGGTACTTCTCCCGGGCGCGCTGCCGGGTATTTTCCACGGAATAAAAAGCAGCGCCGGGGCGGCCTTTTTCCTTTTGGTGGCGGCGGAGATGATTGGCGCCAGCAGCGGCTTGGGCTGGCTGGTCTGGAACGCGCAGACCAATTATCAAATTTCCAATTTATACGCGGCCACTGTCTGTATCGCGATACTTGGCCTTTCCCTGAATTATCTGTTCTCTTTAATAGAAAGAAGGGTCATCGCTTGGAAACCGGCCGATCCGGAATATTAA